CAGGAAACTGCGGTGCTCATCGGCCTACTGCAGAAAGGACAATCGGACCGGCAGTTGACCGAATACCTCGACGAGCTGGCCTTCCTGACGGAGACGGCCGGCGCCCTCACACTGCGTCGCTTTTCCCAAAAGCTGGACGCGCCCGACTCCAAGACCTTCATCGGCAGCGGCAAGCTGAACGAGATCCGTGATTTCATCGCCGAACACAAGGTCGATCTGGCGGTCTTCGACGACGAACTGAGCGGCACACAGATCCGCAACATCGAAAAGGTGTTGAACTGCCGCGTGCTCGACCGCAGCAACCTCATCCTCGACATCTTCGCCAAGCGTGCCCGCAGCGCACAGGCCAAGGCACAGGTGGAGCTGGCGCAATACCAGTACCTTCTCCCCCGCCTTACCCGCATGTGGACGCACCTCGAGAAGCAACGCGGCGGCATCGGGATGCGCGGTCCGGGCGAATCGGAAATTGAAACAGACCGTCGGGCCATCCGGGACCGACTGGCCCGCCTGAAGGAACAGTTGCGCGCGATCGAAAAGCAAAGCGCCACCCAGCGCAAGCAACGCGGAGAATTCGTGCGCGTGGCCCTGGTGGGTTATACGAACGTCGGGAAATCCACGCTGATGAACCTGCTCAGCAAAAGCGACGTCTTTGCCGAGAACAAATTGTTCGCCACACTGGACACCACCGTTCGCAAGGTGGTATACGACCGGATCCCGTTCCTGCTCTCCGATACGGTGGGATTCATCCGGAAGCTGCCGCACGGACTGATCGAATCGTTCAAATCAACGCTCGACGAAGTTCGGGAAGCGGACGTGTTGTTGCACGTGGTCGACATCTCCCATCCGCAGTTCGAGGACCAGATCGCCGTGGTAAAAGAAACCCTGGCCGAACTGGGTACGGCCGACAAGCCCACCCTGATGGTGTTCAACAAGATCGACGCCTATCATTATGTACCGAAGGAAGAAGACGATCTGACGCCCGAAACGAAAGAGAACCTTTCGCTGGAAGAATTCAAAAAAAGCTGGATGAGCCAGTTGGGCGAGCAATGCGTATTCATCTCCGCCGCCAATCGGACCAATATCGACGAGTTGCGACTACGCCTTACTTCGATGGTGAAGGAGATACATTTGGTGCGGTATCCGAATTATTTGGGGAGTGAACAGTGAACCTTGCCCGCCGTAGCTTTAGCGTAGGCGGGAGTGAATAGCGAATAGCGAATAGCGAATAGCGAATAGTAAAAGGTGAACAGTTACTAGTGTCATGTCAAGCATGGACTGACGGATAAAGGCGCTTTAGTTTTATGCGGGCATCTTTTGTAGTGAACTGCCAGTTGATTGCTTTCGTTTTTTTATTCCGATCAATTTGCCATGCGAGCGCTTCCTCGGTTACCGCCTCCATTGTGGGAATGTGTCTGTTTAGGCATTTTCGACTTAGGACATTGAGTTCTATTTCGGCCATGTTGAGCCAACTTCCATGTTTCGGAGTATAGACAAATTCAAATCGATCCCAGATTCTCTTTGCTTCTGTTGGTTCAAAAGCTTCATAAAAAGCGCCTGGACTGTGAGTTTTATAATTATCCATGACCAAAGTGATTTTCTTGGCTTTGGGATACCATTCATCCGCAATTCTTTTTACAAAGGTTGCCCAGTCAATTTTTGTTTTTTGCTCCTTTACATCTACGAATCGTTTTCCTTTCAAGGGCTCATTCGCCATAAAAACATTGCACATTCCATGGCGAATGTAATCGTAGTCAACTTTGGCGGGCTGTCCCGGTTTCATTTCAATACTTCGATGGGCTTCTGCGATAAGTTGTTTTGGAGATTCATCCATACAGATAACTGGATTCGCCTTGTCATAAGGCCTTTTATAAACATCCAGTACTTTCTCCATGTTGGCAACAAACTCGGCGTTAGCTTCTGGCGGAATAACCCATCCTTTTACCTTCCAGGGACGTAAGTCGTTTTTTTAAAACGGTTCGCACCGTTTCGTGAGAGATTTTATCTACATAATTTAACTCGACCATTTTGTCTGCCAGAAGCCGCAAAGACCACTTGGCCTGGCCTTTTGGTGGCTTGCTGCAACAAAGGGTCACCAACTTTGCTTCAACTTCACCGTCAGCCTTTCTCTCATAATTGCGCGTGGAGGGCTTTCTTTCCAAAGTATTCTCAAGACCTTCCTCTATAAAGCGCTTTTTACCCGATCAATGGTTCGCATACCCACTTTCAATACCGTACTGATCTGTTCATTAGTAACGGGCTCAGCAAACTTGCCCCGGTCACAATTCAACAAAATGTATGCGATTCTGAATGTGTGCGAAGAATGAGAACCCTTATTAATGATGGTCATCAGTTCCTCGCGTTCTGGTTTGGTTAGATGAATGGTGTATTTTGTCATAGGATAAGGTTTTGACAAAAATACACATTTTATTTTGCGTCATATTACACTTGACATGACACTAGTTATTAGTTACTAGTTATTAGTTACTAGTTCCCGGTAATAAAAAAAGAAACCCCGTTCGCCGGGGTTTCTTTTTTTGTTATCGGGGTTTATCGGCCGGCTTTGATGTAGCTCCAGCCTTCTTGTTGTTTGTCGCTGAGTTCGATGATGGCGGCGGGGACCACGTCGGATTCGGGTAGCAGTTGCTCCGCTTTGATGTTCATGCGTTTCATCGAGTTGCCGCAGGCTTTGAACTCCACCTGTTCCTTTTTAAGGCTGACGACTTGTTCACGAAAAAAAGTGCTGTCGGTCATGAGCAGTTTCACCGCCGGGCCATGGCAGACAAGTTCCAGTTGCGCCTGCGGGTCGGCATTACGGAAGTTGCGAAGTTGCCGTAGCGTGACCGACATCACCGCCGTGTCTCCGCTGGAGAGGTCGACCACCGCTTTGCGCTGACTGGTTTGAGCAATGCCCTCGCCGGCCAGCAGCAGCATGCACCCGCAAAGCAGAAGCATCCGAAAGTAACCCATGGTTGAGATCAATGCTGGATGGATACCGGCTTGGATGAGAAAACCTGTCCGCGCTCGTCGGCGATGTTGAGCAGGTAATTGCCGGCCGGCAGGTTGGCAACATCGAGACGTCCGCGGTTCGATTCAAGCGCCTGGGTGAGTACCAGCTTACCGGACAGATCCAGCAGGCGCGCTTCGAGTTGCAGCGGGCGCTCCAGCTCGAAGGATACGTTCAGGTTGGCAGCGGCCGGCTGGGGGAACACGCTGAGGTTCTTCACGGGCGAAGCCAGTTCGTCGATGCCGACGGTACCGGAGAACGCGAGGTCGTCGATCCACAATTCCGTGCCCACTGTGCCCGAATTGAGTGCAAGCGGACCAGTGGCGATATACATGAGCATCGAGTCCGGCTTGTAGCCTTCTATATAGGTCAGGTCAAGATCAAAGGATACGTAAGCGGTGCCGCTCGTGGATTCGCCGATCTGCAGCGTACCGGCTGCAACGGTTTTGCGGGTATTCGTACCCGTGTCATACTTATAGAGTCCGACCA
This DNA window, taken from Bacteroidota bacterium, encodes the following:
- the hflX gene encoding GTPase HflX — translated: MSKHLHPTGRKQETAVLIGLLQKGQSDRQLTEYLDELAFLTETAGALTLRRFSQKLDAPDSKTFIGSGKLNEIRDFIAEHKVDLAVFDDELSGTQIRNIEKVLNCRVLDRSNLILDIFAKRARSAQAKAQVELAQYQYLLPRLTRMWTHLEKQRGGIGMRGPGESEIETDRRAIRDRLARLKEQLRAIEKQSATQRKQRGEFVRVALVGYTNVGKSTLMNLLSKSDVFAENKLFATLDTTVRKVVYDRIPFLLSDTVGFIRKLPHGLIESFKSTLDEVREADVLLHVVDISHPQFEDQIAVVKETLAELGTADKPTLMVFNKIDAYHYVPKEEDDLTPETKENLSLEEFKKSWMSQLGEQCVFISAANRTNIDELRLRLTSMVKEIHLVRYPNYLGSEQ
- a CDS encoding DsrE family protein translates to MLLLCGCMLLLAGEGIAQTSQRKAVVDLSSGDTAVMSVTLRQLRNFRNADPQAQLELVCHGPAVKLLMTDSTFFREQVVSLKKEQVEFKACGNSMKRMNIKAEQLLPESDVVPAAIIELSDKQQEGWSYIKAGR
- a CDS encoding T9SS type A sorting domain-containing protein encodes the protein MKFLSYLAAICLFSFTAVAQDVPNGGFEDWATFTGSGSTGSYNYDLPDFWKTTDSVSMANGPLQRSAIRETANVHGGASALHLKTWPLNIPLPINAPVPGVASNGSINTTTLSIIGGTPDTVRHRKLTGYYRYTKAGNDTASIVVGLYKYDTGTNTRKTVAAGTLQIGESTSGTAYVSFDLDLTYIEGYKPDSMLMYIATGPLALNSGTVGTELWIDDLAFSGTVGIDELASPVKNLSVFPQPAAANLNVSFELERPLQLEARLLDLSGKLVLTQALESNRGRLDVANLPAGNYLLNIADERGQVFSSKPVSIQH